One segment of Toxotes jaculatrix isolate fToxJac2 chromosome 8, fToxJac2.pri, whole genome shotgun sequence DNA contains the following:
- the zyx gene encoding zyxin, translating to MEDSNDSKPFMVTSSLNFKVTTPSFYNQPKKFASVAPPRPKSQTPPSAPSPTPIGTGVIGRVGDLPLPPPILCDDFPPPPPPPLDDDLPAPPPECHITPTASDVPPPSFPAPPPVADDLPLPAPPEESACPPTCPSPPPPPPPPPLPVSGTSIPSAAGNPQRVMEKQTSFDQQLDSLTDLLSEMETRGPFNPKLPSQYSSAPAPKPAAPPPTAPKPALSFLPPPEMGDRPPPAPWAEELKARTNRQANHNSAPNSAAQPFAKGPAVAPKSGFGGRMTTSSASLAQKLNQNLNLNQTPTPVSGVPKPSPPSATTSFPPPPAAPPAPPIPPNNMAAAPASNHIKSSPFASQVNVNQNPPAAVPPPQPKMMTSPPSSFNQPMKTPPASAPSPPGPVSVPGGGVPLNMREVEELERMTKDFIKDMDTHAPVITSPPTEVCGKCGEALSRTQPAVRAMDKLFHSNCFCCMTCHRPLQGMQFYDRDGSPQCEDCYMSSLAVCSRCGERITDRVLKAVGQCFHAHCFRCSTCSCILEGAPFITDDNNNPYCVQDYHRRFSPLCVSCNEPIIPAPGSEETVRVVALDKNFHLKCYRCEDCARPLSIEADENGCYPLDGRILCMKCHTQRAKRAAQ from the exons atggAGGACTCCAACGACAGCAAACCCTTCATGGTGACATCCTCTCTGAACTTCAAGGTCACCACCCCGTCCTTCTACAACCAGCCAAAGAAGTTTGCCTCGGTGGCACCCCCACGGCCTAAAAGCCAGACACCTCCCTCAGCTCCATCACCGACACCGATAGGCACAGGTGTGATTGGTCGCGTTGGAGATCTGCCTCTGCCACCCCCTATACTCTGTGATG ACTtcccacccccccctcctcctccattggATGATGATTTGCCAGCCCCTCCCCCTGAATGCCATATCACACCCACTGCCTCCGAcgtcccccctccctccttccccgcTCCACCTCCAGTGGCAGATGACCTGCCCCTTCCCGCTCCCCCTGAGGAGAGTGCCTGTCCACCCACCtgcccctctccccctcctcccccaccccctccacctctccctgtctccGGTACCAGCATTCCCAGCGCTGCTGGTAACCCACAG AGAGTGATGGAGAAGCAGACTAGCTTCGATCAGCAGCTTGACTCTCTGACTGACCTGCTGTCTGAGATGGAGACCAGGGGACCTTTTAACCCTAAG ctACCAAGCCAGTATTCTTCAGCACCAGCACCCAAGCCTGCAGCTCCTCCCCCAACTGCCCCCAAGCcagctctctccttcctcccgcCTCCTGAGATGGGAGACCGCCCACCTCCAGCACCTTGGGCCGAAGAACTCAAAGCCAGAACGAACCGACAAGCCAATCACAACTCTGCACCAAACTCTGCTGCTCAGCCATTTGCTAAGGGCCCAGCTGTGGCGCCCAAGTCTGGTTTTGGAGGGAGAATGACAACTTCATCTGCCTCTCTGGCACAAAAACTGAACCAGAATCTCAATCTGAACCAGACCCCCACCCCAGTCAGTGGAGTGCCAAAaccttcccctccctctgccaCCACCTCTTTCCCACCACCTCCTGCGGCTCCCCCCGCACCTCCTATCCCACCAAACAACATGGCCGCTGCCCCGGCCTCTAATCACATAAAGAGTTCTCCCTTTGCCAGTCAAGTGAATGTGAACCAAAaccctcctgctgctgtgcctCCTCCTCAACCCAAGATGATGacatctcctccctcttcctttaACCAACCAATGAAAACTCCCCCTGCATCAGCA CCCTCACCCCCCGGCCCAGTTTCTGTCCCAGGTGGAGGTGTTCCTCTGAACATGAGGgaagtggaggagctggagaggatGACCAAGGATTTCATTaaagacatggacacacacgcacctgTCATCACCTCCCCTCCTACAG AGGTTTGTGGGAAGTGTGGTGAGGCTTTGTCCCGTACTCAACCGGCAGTGAGAGCCATGGATAAACTCTTCCACTCCAACTGCTTCTGTTGCATGACCTGCCATCGCCCCCTGCAGGGCATGCAGTTCTATGACAGGGATGGTTCACCTCAGTGTGAGGACTGCTACAtg aGTTCCCTGGCAGTGTGTTCCCGATGTGGGGAGAGGATCACAGACCGTGTGCTGAAGGCAGTGGGCCAGTGTTTCCATGCCCACTGTTTCCGCTGCAGCACCTGTTCGTGCATACTTGAGGGGGCGCCCTTCATCACAGATGACAACAACAACCCCTACTGTGTCCAGGATTACCACAG GCGTttctcccctctgtgtgtgagctgtaaTGAGCCCATCATTCCAGCCCCGGGCAGTGAGGAGACAGTCAGAGTGGTGGCTCTTGACAAGAACTTCCATCTCAAGTGTTACCGTTGTGAG GACTGTGCTCGCCCCCTCTCCATAGAAGCAGATGAAAATGGCTGCTATCCATTGGATGGTAGGATCCTGTGTATGAAGTGCCACACCCAGCGAGCCAAGCGAGCTGCGCAGTGA